Genomic segment of Myxococcus stipitatus:
CGCGCTCGCCTTGCTGCCCGACGGACGCACCCTCTTCTCCGCTTCGGAGGACGGCACGCTGCGCAAGTGGGACCTCGAGAGCGGCACCGCGCGAGGCAGTTGGAAGCCGGGCGCCGTCCCACGCACCCTCGTGACGTCCGCGCAGGGCGTCATCGCCGTGGGGTTGGACTCGGGCGAGGTGCTCTTCGTCTCGTGGGGCGAGTGAAGCTCACCCGACCGTGAAGGGCCGGGGCACGAAGGTCGCGGGAAGCTGGGTCAGCATCCGGTCCATCATTCCTCCCACCCCGGGCTCGCGCGCCTTGGCGAGGAACACCGCCATGTTGGGAGCGGCCCGCCACACTCCGCCCGAGCGTGGTGACACCAGGTAGATCCACAGCTCACCGGGGCCGCTCACCGCGGCCGGGTCCCACGCCATCACATCCCCGTTGCTGCTCGTCCCGAAGGGAACGAGCCGTCTCACCAATTCGGGTGTGCCGTCCGGGCGCAGGTCCAGGGCCT
This window contains:
- a CDS encoding SMI1/KNR4 family protein, with translation MLGATQLPVLEVKGAQRFTASEELLDAAEKALGVSLPGSYREFARRYGFGEVGGMFTVHVPVPVGAQPGCAGLVGLSREIAGELGEDVDRQALDLRPDGTPELVRRLVPFGTSSNGDVMAWDPAAVSGPGELWIYLVSPRSGGVWRAAPNMAVFLAKAREPGVGGMMDRMLTQLPATFVPRPFTVG